In Oryza brachyantha chromosome 2, ObraRS2, whole genome shotgun sequence, a single window of DNA contains:
- the LOC102719176 gene encoding probable purine permease 11 gives MAGDGGKNISDDGGDGEEVQIQIAGSPKAETCSTLELPRQNSPVKNWHWRLMVGVNIFFLIAGQTAATLLGRFYYNQGGNSKWMSTFIQTAGFPVLFVPLYLFRSKMPSTQTATTNPGPKTSVTKLTLIYVSLGLILAADDLMYSYGLLYLPVSTYSLICASQLAFNAVFSYFLNAQKFTPLIFNSVVLLTFSASLLGVDQDSQGTTSISHGKYILGFVLTLGASATYALLLSLMQVTFEKVIKRETFSVVFNMQIYTALVATLACLVGLFASGEWATLHGEMHAFYSGKLSYVMTLLWTAISWQVASVGVVGLIFVVSSLFSNVISTLALPIIPAFAVIFFHDKMDGVKIIAMLMAIWGFISYGHQLYNDDKKTRKTSVSLVETS, from the exons AtggccggcgatggcggcaaAAACATcagcgacgacggtggcgacggggaAGAAGTCCAGATACAAATCGCAG GTTCACCCAAAGCTGAAACTTGCTCAACTCTTGAACTACCTAGACAGAACTCTCCTGTCAAGAATTGGCATTGGCGGTTGATGGTAGGAGTTAATATATTCTTCCTTATTGCCGGTCAGACAGCAGCTACACTTCTTGGGAGGTTCTACTACAATCAAGGCGGGAATAGCAAGTGGATGTCCACATTCATCCAAACTGCTGGCTTTCCGGTTTTGTTTGTTCCCCTATATCTTTTCCGTTCAAAGATGCCTTCTACTCAAACAGCCACTACTAATCCTGGCCCTAAAACTTCTGTTACCAAACTTACTCTGATATATGTTTCACTGGGCCTCATCCTTGCTGCAGATGACTTGATGTATTCCTATGGCCTACTATATCTTCCTGTCTCAACGTATTCGCTCATCTGTGCTAGTCAGCTTGCCTTCAATGCTGTCTTCTCATATTTCCTCAATGCCCAAAAGTTCACCCCTCTGATTTTTAATTCTGTAGTCCTTCTTACCTTTTCTGCTTCACTCCTTggagttgaccaagattctcAAGGAACTACTAGTATCTCACATGGGAAGTACATTTTGGGTTTCGTATTGACACTCGGGGCTTCAGCTACATACGCTCTCCTTCTCTCCCTGATGCAAGTCACATTTGAGAAGGTTATTAAGAGGGAGACCTTCTCTGTCGTGTTTAACATGCAGATATATACAGCTCTTGTGGCAACATTGGCTTGTCTTGTTGGGTTATTTGCAAGTGGTGAATGGGCCACTTTGCATGGAGAGATGCATGCATTCTACTCTGGGAAGCTGTCATATGTAATGACGCTGCTGTGGACTGCTATATCATGGCAGGTAGCATCAGTTGGAGTGGTGGGGTTGATCTTCGTGGTGTCATCATTGTTTTCAAATGTGATAAGCACCCTAGCTCTGCCCATCATTCCTGCTTTTGCTGTGATTTTCTTTCATGACAAGATGGATGGAGTAAAGATTATAGCTATGCTGATGGCCATTTGGGGATTTATTTCATACGGCCACCAATTGTACAATGATGACAAGAAAACTAGAAAGACTTCAGTCAGTTTAGTGGAAACTTCTTAA